AACTCTAAAACTTATCAAGTTTTAGACGCTTGAGTCGCTCAATCAGCGTGGTGCGCTTAAGACCTAAAAGCTCGGCGGCCTTTGCCTTATTGCCGTTGCAGCGCTTCAAAGCACCTAAGGTTAAACGAGATTCAAGCTCGTCCAATGTGTCACGGATATTGATACCCTCTTCGGGAAGCTCCATATCCATGACATCGGCTGAGGCGACGGCTGACCTCTCGACCATATTACCCGGTAAATCAGCCCGATTAATGGGGCCTTCGTCGGCCTTTAGGATGACAATCCGCTCAATGAGGTTCTCTAATTCACGAACATTACCGGGCCATCCATACTTGGAAAGAATGCGTGAAACTTCCTCATCGGCACCCGGAGTACGGCGGCCATGGCGTTTGCAAGCACGTTTAACAAAGAAATCTGCTAATAAAATCACGTCTTTAGGTCGCTCGTTCAACGAAGGTATCTGCACTGGGATGACGTTTAGCCGGTAATAAAGGGCTTCACGGAAGTGACCTTCACCCGCGCGAGCTAATAAATCTCGGTTGGTTGCCGAAACGATTCGTACATCGGCCTTTCGAGGCTTGGTTTCGCCAACCGGAGTAAATTCGCGCTCTTGGATGACTCGCAGGAACTTACTTTGCAGCCCCATATCCATTTCGCCGATTTCATCGAGAAAAAGCGTTCCGCCGTCGGCGACCTGAAATTTACCTTGCCGCGACTCTGTAGCTCCGGTGAAAGCGCCTTTCGAGTGACCAAAAATTTCGCTTTCCATGAGTTCACCCGGAATAGCGGCACAGTTAACAGCCACAAACGGTTTATCCCTGCGATTACTGGCTGAATGAACTGCGCGAGCGACCAATTCTTTGCCGCTTCCGCTTGCTCCCGTAACGAGAACATTACATTCGGTGTCTGCGATTCGCTCGATAATCCCAAAGATCTCCAACATTTTGGG
Above is a window of Deltaproteobacteria bacterium DNA encoding:
- a CDS encoding sigma-54-dependent Fis family transcriptional regulator, coding for DGFEVMREALKDNLARSVIVVTGEGSVPIAVEAMRAGASDFITKPIDFEKLTAAIERSSGIRSNPALDTERRLAWRDKYAPGFIGEDPKMLEIFGIIERIADTECNVLVTGASGSGKELVARAVHSASNRRDKPFVAVNCAAIPGELMESEIFGHSKGAFTGATESRQGKFQVADGGTLFLDEIGEMDMGLQSKFLRVIQEREFTPVGETKPRKADVRIVSATNRDLLARAGEGHFREALYYRLNVIPVQIPSLNERPKDVILLADFFVKRACKRHGRRTPGADEEVSRILSKYGWPGNVRELENLIERIVILKADEGPINRADLPGNMVERSAVASADVMDMELPEEGINIRDTLDELESRLTLGALKRCNGNKAKAAELLGLKRTTLIERLKRLKLDKF